One region of Culex pipiens pallens isolate TS chromosome 2, TS_CPP_V2, whole genome shotgun sequence genomic DNA includes:
- the LOC120432451 gene encoding exonuclease 3'-5' domain-containing protein 2-like isoform X2 codes for MVFGHNIYVVNTTERCRIVAKKLREVTKDFPFLGFDCEWLPWNPRGPITLLQLAGGKGSQRLCVLVRLCYGFEIPQELLDLLNDPKIIKAGVESIRDAQFLDQDYGFTVQGAIDLRFLYPQTHQQQPIGLAALAEKELHVYLNKDKALTLSGFNQPILSYEQIQYAAGDAIVGANLFDKFWQKCNKSMDQIQPFLDIPYVVKKCTPPATLVQNNGGGQNSQFTGHRTFESLVPPTGVFQNSVTQGNVQQPPKPRSKKRSRNKKK; via the exons ATGGTATTCGGCCATAACATCTACGTCGTGAATACCACTGAACGTTGTCGAATCGTAGCGAAAAAATTACGAGAAGTTACCAAAGACTTTCCCTTCCTTGGGTTTGACTGCGAGTGGCTACCATGGAATCCTCGAGGTCCAATTACATTGCTTCAACTTGCTGGAGGCAAAGGTAGTCAAAGACTTTGCGTACTCGTACGACTATGCTACGGTTTTGAAATTCCACAAGAATTGCTTGACCTACTAAACGATCCTAAGATTATCAAGGCTGGAGTTGAATCTATTAGAGATGCGCAATTTCTTGACCAGGATTACGGCTTTACTGTGCAAGGAGCAATCGATTTGCGTTTCCTGTACCCTCAAACACACCAGCAGCAACCAATTGGGTTAGCGGCGTTGGCCGAAAAAGAACTGCACGTGTACCTCAACAAAGATAAGGCTCTAACGTTGTCCGGATTTAATCAACCCATTCTCAGCTATGAGCAGATACAGTATGCCGCCGGAGACGCGATTGTGGGCGCAAATTTGTTCGACAAATTCTGGCAAAA ATGCAACAAATCCATGGATCAAATTCAACCGTTTCTTGACATACCGTATGTCGTTAAAAAATGCACACCACCAGCCACGCTGGTTCAAAATAACGGCGGCGGGCAGAACTCGCAATTCACAGGTCACCGCACGTTCGAATCTTTAGTTCCTCCCACGGGGGTCTTCCAAAACTCTGTCACTCAGGGAAATGTACAACAGCCGCCAAAACCCCGGTCTAAAAAACGTTCGCGAAACAAGAAAAAGTGA